From the Pseudomonas sp. SORT22 genome, one window contains:
- the recF gene encoding DNA replication/repair protein RecF — translation MSLSRVSVTAVRNLHPVTFSPSPRINILYGANGSGKTSVLEAVHLLGLARSFRSTRLTPVIQYEQLACTVFGQVELSEGGSSNLGISRDRQGEFTIRIDGQNARSAAQLAEILPLQLINPDSFRLLEGAPKIRRQFLDWGVFHVEPRFMATWQRLQKALRQRNSWLRHGTLDAVSQAAWDRELCLASAEIDEYRRNYIKALKPVFEQTLSDLVELEGLTLSYYRGWDKDRELSEVLASSLQRDQHMGHTQAGPQRADLRLRLGAHNAADILSRGQQKLVVCALRIAQGHLVSQARRGQCIYLVDDLPSELDDQHRRALCRLLEDLRCQVFITCVDQELLREGWQTETPVALFHVEQGRITQTHDHRE, via the coding sequence ATGTCCCTCAGTCGCGTTTCTGTCACCGCGGTGCGTAACCTGCACCCGGTGACCTTCTCTCCCTCCCCCCGCATCAATATCCTGTACGGCGCCAACGGCAGCGGTAAAACCAGCGTGCTGGAAGCCGTTCATCTGTTGGGCCTGGCCCGTTCGTTTCGCAGCACCCGCCTGACACCGGTGATTCAGTACGAGCAATTGGCTTGTACTGTGTTCGGCCAGGTCGAGTTAAGTGAAGGCGGTTCCAGCAACCTGGGGATTTCGCGGGATCGGCAAGGTGAGTTCACCATTCGCATCGATGGGCAGAATGCTCGCAGTGCAGCCCAGTTGGCAGAGATTCTGCCCCTGCAACTGATCAATCCGGACAGCTTTCGCCTGCTCGAAGGCGCGCCGAAAATACGCCGGCAGTTCCTCGATTGGGGGGTGTTCCACGTGGAACCCCGCTTCATGGCCACTTGGCAACGCCTGCAGAAGGCTTTGCGGCAGCGGAACTCATGGTTGCGGCATGGTACACTTGACGCTGTTTCGCAAGCGGCCTGGGACCGGGAACTGTGCCTGGCCAGCGCGGAAATAGATGAATACCGTCGCAACTACATCAAGGCCTTGAAGCCAGTCTTTGAGCAAACCCTGAGCGATTTGGTCGAGCTCGAAGGGCTGACCCTGAGCTATTACCGTGGCTGGGACAAGGATCGCGAACTCAGTGAAGTGCTCGCCTCCTCCCTGCAACGTGATCAGCACATGGGCCACACCCAGGCCGGCCCACAACGTGCAGACCTGCGCCTGAGACTCGGCGCCCATAACGCGGCTGACATTTTGTCTCGCGGCCAGCAGAAGCTGGTGGTCTGTGCATTGCGTATTGCTCAAGGCCATCTGGTTAGCCAAGCGCGTCGCGGCCAATGTATTTATCTGGTGGATGACTTGCCGTCGGAACTCGACGACCAGCACCGCCGCGCACTTTGTCGCTTGTTGGAAGACTTACGCTGCCAGGTGTTTATCACCTGTGTAGATCAAGAATTATTGAGGGAAGGCTGGCAGACGGAAACGCCAGTTGCTTTGTTCCACGTGGAACAGGGCCGTATCACCCAGACCCACGACCATCGGGAGTGA
- the dnaN gene encoding DNA polymerase III subunit beta, giving the protein MHFTIQREALLKPLQLVAGVVERRQTLPVLSNVLLVVQGQQLSLTGTDLEVELVGRVQLEEPAEPGEITVPARKLMDICKSLPNDVLIDIKLDEQKLVVKAGRSRFTLSTLPANDFPTVEEGPGSLTCNLEQSRLRRLIERTSFAMAQQDVRYYLNGMLLEVSTDTLRAVATDGHRLAMCSMRADIGQADRHQVIVPRKGILELARLLTEPDGMVSIVLGQHHIRATTGEFTFTSKLVDGKFPDYERVLPKGGDKLVVGDRQALREAFSRTAILSNEKYRGIRLQLANAQLKIQANNPEQEEAEEEISVEYNGSSLEIGFNVSYLLDVLGVMTTEQVRLILSDSNSSALLQEADNDDSAYVVMPMRL; this is encoded by the coding sequence ATGCATTTCACCATTCAACGCGAAGCCCTGTTGAAACCCCTGCAACTGGTCGCAGGCGTCGTCGAGCGCCGCCAGACCTTGCCGGTACTGTCCAACGTACTGCTGGTGGTACAGGGTCAGCAATTGTCGCTGACCGGTACTGACCTGGAAGTGGAACTGGTTGGCCGCGTGCAACTGGAAGAGCCGGCCGAGCCAGGCGAAATCACCGTGCCTGCGCGCAAGCTGATGGATATCTGCAAAAGCCTGCCCAACGACGTGCTGATCGACATCAAGCTCGATGAGCAGAAGCTCGTGGTCAAGGCTGGCCGTAGCCGCTTCACCCTGTCGACCCTGCCGGCCAATGACTTCCCGACTGTCGAAGAAGGCCCAGGCTCGCTGACCTGCAACCTGGAGCAAAGCCGTCTGCGCCGCTTGATCGAGCGCACCAGCTTCGCCATGGCCCAGCAGGACGTACGCTACTACCTCAACGGCATGCTGCTGGAAGTGTCCACCGACACCCTGCGCGCTGTCGCCACCGACGGTCACCGTCTGGCCATGTGCTCGATGCGTGCCGATATCGGCCAGGCTGATCGTCACCAGGTCATCGTGCCGCGCAAAGGTATCCTCGAACTGGCGCGCCTGCTTACTGAGCCGGATGGCATGGTCAGCATCGTGCTGGGTCAGCATCACATTCGTGCTACTACTGGTGAGTTCACCTTCACCTCGAAGCTGGTCGATGGCAAGTTCCCGGACTACGAGCGCGTGCTGCCCAAGGGCGGTGACAAGCTGGTCGTCGGTGACCGCCAGGCACTGCGCGAGGCCTTCAGCCGTACCGCGATTCTGTCCAACGAGAAGTACCGCGGCATCCGTCTGCAACTGGCCAATGCCCAGTTGAAGATCCAGGCCAACAACCCTGAGCAGGAAGAAGCGGAAGAAGAAATCAGCGTCGAGTACAACGGTAGCTCGCTGGAAATCGGCTTTAACGTCAGCTACTTGCTCGACGTCCTGGGTGTCATGACCACTGAGCAGGTTCGTCTGATCCTGTCGGACTCCAACAGCAGCGCCCTGCTGCAGGAAGCTGACAACGACGACTCCGCTTACGTTGTCATGCCGATGCGTCTGTAA
- the dnaA gene encoding chromosomal replication initiator protein DnaA — MSVELWQQCVELLRDELPAQQFNTWIRPLQVEAEGDELRVYAPNRFVLDWVNEKYLSRLLELLGEHGNGIAPALSLLIGSRRSSAPRAAPNAPLAAAVAASQAQAAQTAVVSEPVAAPVAAPAPVAEVEQAPSRDSFDSMGEANAAPAPSGRTEQRTVQVEGALKHTSYLNRTFTFENFVEGKSNQLARAAAWQVADNPKHGYNPLFLYGGVGLGKTHLMHAVGNHLLKKNPNAKVVYLHSERFVADMVKALQLNAINEFKRFYRSVDALLIDDIQFFARKERSQEEFFHTFNALLEGGQQVILTSDRYPKEIEGLEERLKSRFGWGLTVAVEPPELETRVAILMKKADQAKVDLPHDAAFFIAQRIRSNVRELEGALKRVIAHSHFMGRDITIELIRESLKDLLALQDKLVSVDNIQRTVAEYYKIKISDLLSKRRSRSVARPRQVAMALSKELTNHSLPEIGDVFGGRDHTTVLHACRKINELKESDADIREDYKNLLRTLTT; from the coding sequence GTGTCAGTGGAACTTTGGCAGCAGTGCGTGGAGCTTCTGCGCGATGAACTGCCTGCCCAGCAATTCAACACCTGGATCCGTCCGCTACAGGTCGAAGCCGAAGGCGACGAGTTGCGCGTCTATGCGCCTAACCGTTTCGTTCTCGACTGGGTCAATGAAAAGTACCTGAGCCGTCTGCTCGAACTGCTGGGTGAACACGGCAACGGTATTGCGCCTGCCCTTTCCTTATTAATAGGCAGCAGACGCAGTTCGGCACCACGTGCCGCACCCAATGCGCCGCTGGCTGCAGCCGTCGCCGCCTCGCAGGCCCAGGCTGCCCAAACCGCGGTGGTCAGCGAACCGGTCGCCGCACCTGTTGCAGCGCCGGCACCGGTGGCAGAAGTCGAGCAAGCGCCTTCGCGTGACAGCTTCGATTCCATGGGCGAGGCCAACGCCGCGCCAGCTCCAAGTGGCCGCACCGAACAACGCACCGTGCAGGTCGAAGGTGCGCTCAAGCACACCAGCTACCTGAACCGCACCTTTACCTTCGAGAACTTCGTCGAAGGTAAGTCCAACCAGCTGGCCCGCGCCGCGGCCTGGCAGGTTGCCGACAACCCCAAGCATGGCTACAACCCGCTGTTCCTGTACGGCGGCGTGGGCCTGGGTAAAACGCACTTGATGCATGCTGTGGGTAACCACCTGCTCAAGAAGAACCCGAATGCCAAGGTGGTGTACCTGCACTCCGAGCGTTTCGTCGCCGACATGGTCAAGGCGCTGCAGCTCAATGCCATCAACGAATTCAAGCGCTTCTACCGTTCGGTCGACGCGCTGCTGATCGATGACATTCAGTTCTTTGCCCGTAAAGAGCGTTCCCAGGAAGAGTTTTTCCATACCTTCAACGCCCTGCTCGAAGGCGGCCAGCAAGTCATTCTGACCAGCGACCGTTATCCGAAGGAAATCGAAGGCCTGGAAGAGCGCCTGAAGTCGCGCTTTGGCTGGGGCCTGACCGTTGCGGTAGAGCCTCCGGAGTTGGAAACCCGGGTAGCGATCCTGATGAAGAAGGCCGACCAGGCCAAGGTCGACCTGCCCCACGATGCGGCTTTCTTTATCGCCCAGCGTATTCGCTCGAACGTGCGTGAACTCGAAGGCGCCCTGAAGCGGGTGATTGCACATTCACACTTCATGGGCCGCGACATCACCATCGAGCTGATTCGCGAATCGCTCAAGGATCTTCTGGCACTGCAGGACAAACTGGTGAGTGTGGATAACATCCAGCGCACCGTTGCCGAGTACTACAAGATCAAGATCTCCGATCTGTTGTCCAAACGTCGTTCCCGTTCGGTAGCCCGTCCGCGGCAGGTCGCCATGGCCTTGTCCAAAGAGCTGACCAACCACAGCCTGCCGGAGATCGGCGACGTATTCGGCGGCCGCGATCACACCACCGTGTTGCATGCGTGCCGCAAGATCAACGAACTCAAGGAATCCGACGCGGATATCCGCGAGGACTACAAGAACCTGCTGCGGACTCTGACGACTTGA